One segment of Psychromonas sp. psych-6C06 DNA contains the following:
- a CDS encoding CHASE domain-containing protein, translated as MKKLGKNGFLGCWLVSLLGVLMTLTLAWAAHYHNQYRIKQYTAGLAEKTEMLIASRFQHYEYGLAAARAMIVAVGGDKLTRQQFKTYSQSRKLDKEFPGSLGFGFIRRVPVAQEVLFIEQARADDAPNFSIRSLSPHDEDRFVIQYIYPVEQNSQAVGLDIGSESNRRAAALSAARHDRPFLTAPITLVQADRKPRKGALALLPIYADGVKLETNEARENAVIGWSYTPLIIDDVLSHLEDLTDHAFVSLTNKTETSPFYKSTVDRRNSDPKNSLEYPIFVLGQHWKMQISPSLTSIKHQQPWNISFIIILGLLLTTSVLYVINLLRFSERADNENRLTEQVYKVGFDSLAFFIKTPQVKRVFLFIAVLLFLIGVLICGLLVNNHINELKHTLRKSNDFAHSKLQAVSEQYKKDVLFLAKASPLLELKSLQDDIQTRGTNVDMMQLQEKYDRISNIFKAYMLANTNVYQVRLIGAHDDWQERVKVQRIKGVPTEFKQDALQSKQHETYIAQTLQVGSQNIFMSAINLNREFGKIEQPHRPVWRFSMPLFHADGRPFAIIVININADTLLKSLVIDTVEVGELYVTNDESDYLLQPNLSKTFTFQYGEYHRWKDEFKLETWFGNSNLFELVAYTHPLNDIFAIESQFLLGGGINERWLNLYNTSSQVALFSQIAVKITILCLFLLLLFIVAFTIHYGLWLTQILRNREMLNSQKEAQQEKERLRFKGLLESSPDVTIVINEAGNIQMVNAQAVQMFGYERSEIEGKSIDKLIPLQHRKEYKHLINRYMCMQEGKFIANKREVIALRSDGIEIPVEVSLSSVNVDEKLLITASLRDITLRLKEEEKLNKALSDAKLATEAKSAFLANTSHEIRTPLNAIIGLSYLLSEEALTVDQQQLVSKIELSGKSLLGIVNDVLDLAKIEANEMPLEQEPFDLSDFIEEVCSIFAVQAEAKNITFNVQLSPDLPDWVAADITRLRQILVNLLSNALKFTEQGTIHFNAEVISNKLALYPDKKIVRISVTDTGIGISEEAKTRLFKPFNQSDSSTARRFGGTGIGLSIVHQLVELMEGKIGLESEHGVGSKFSVELPLTVPTEDQIVAIDNLKQTLFVIIAEDDPSDANQLQKIVQSLGWRAQLVSNGSEMVDVYIQRREKNLRPPDALIVDWKMPVMDGIHALSKLSSIIGRENLPAVLMISSSEKEDIVANDKDKLINHYLAKPVNASSLFNVVNEVVTLHTGNSQRVLQSSRTDAVKAKWLPNIHILVVDDRPINLTVISNILQHNGAVVDTANSGEEALTLLADKTNDFDAVLMDIQMPGIDGLEATRQVRNELGLSKLPIIALTAGALVEEKNRALAAGMDDFLTKPVNPTKIINVLRNAIEKYRDKEIPIASLKLVQSEEGDFPTITGLNIDKAKQIMQGDKELFLKALASMLADYENLASPIENPNSSKERLTLASQMHKLRSVSGMLGAEEIYQLATQAEQLLHSEDEPVGHLLIPIRHEFKALQQASETLLASWKEAKKEALSNTNNAPDLQPETLKNILTLLEEQDMSALAELELHSASLRKSLGGEDFERLQTSLDHLNFGEAVVLLAPLNKTIG; from the coding sequence ATGAAAAAGCTTGGGAAAAATGGGTTTTTAGGTTGCTGGTTGGTCAGCTTGTTGGGTGTGTTGATGACTTTAACGTTGGCATGGGCCGCGCATTATCATAATCAATATAGGATCAAGCAATACACTGCGGGTCTTGCTGAAAAGACAGAGATGCTTATTGCAAGCCGTTTTCAACATTACGAATATGGGTTGGCGGCAGCCAGAGCGATGATTGTTGCAGTAGGAGGGGATAAACTTACACGCCAGCAATTTAAAACTTATAGCCAAAGTCGAAAGCTAGACAAAGAGTTCCCCGGTTCACTTGGTTTTGGGTTTATCCGCCGAGTGCCGGTTGCGCAAGAGGTACTATTTATTGAGCAAGCTCGCGCTGATGATGCGCCTAATTTTAGCATTCGTTCATTATCACCTCATGATGAAGATCGTTTTGTTATTCAGTATATCTACCCCGTCGAGCAAAATAGCCAGGCTGTTGGGCTTGATATTGGTTCAGAAAGCAATCGTCGAGCTGCCGCTTTAAGTGCAGCGCGTCATGACAGACCGTTTCTGACTGCGCCAATTACTTTAGTTCAAGCTGATAGAAAACCACGTAAAGGTGCTTTAGCATTGTTGCCTATCTATGCTGATGGGGTGAAGCTTGAAACCAATGAAGCCAGAGAGAATGCAGTTATCGGTTGGTCATATACGCCTTTGATTATTGATGATGTATTATCACATCTTGAGGATTTAACGGATCATGCTTTTGTTTCTTTAACCAATAAAACTGAGACAAGCCCTTTTTATAAAAGTACTGTGGATAGAAGGAATTCTGATCCTAAAAATAGCCTCGAATATCCCATTTTTGTATTAGGCCAGCATTGGAAAATGCAAATATCTCCTTCCTTAACATCTATAAAGCATCAGCAACCATGGAATATTAGCTTCATTATTATTTTGGGGCTATTGCTCACTACTAGCGTACTTTATGTCATTAATTTGTTACGATTTTCTGAACGAGCGGATAATGAAAATAGGTTAACCGAACAGGTTTATAAAGTTGGTTTTGACAGTCTTGCTTTTTTTATTAAAACGCCTCAAGTTAAGCGTGTTTTTTTATTTATTGCGGTGCTTCTATTTCTAATAGGCGTCTTGATTTGTGGTTTGCTGGTGAATAACCATATAAATGAGCTAAAGCATACTCTTCGTAAATCCAATGACTTCGCACACTCCAAGCTACAAGCAGTGTCGGAACAATACAAAAAAGATGTGTTGTTTCTCGCTAAAGCATCTCCACTTCTTGAGTTAAAGAGCTTACAGGATGATATACAGACTCGTGGCACCAATGTGGATATGATGCAATTACAAGAAAAATATGATCGAATTAGCAATATTTTTAAAGCATATATGTTGGCAAATACAAACGTATATCAAGTACGTTTGATTGGGGCGCATGATGACTGGCAAGAGCGAGTTAAGGTACAACGTATAAAAGGTGTCCCTACTGAGTTCAAACAAGATGCGTTGCAATCGAAACAACATGAAACTTATATTGCGCAAACTCTTCAGGTGGGTAGCCAAAATATTTTTATGTCAGCAATAAACTTGAATCGTGAATTTGGAAAAATTGAGCAGCCTCATCGTCCTGTTTGGCGTTTCTCTATGCCACTATTTCATGCTGATGGTCGCCCCTTTGCTATCATTGTTATTAATATAAATGCCGATACGCTATTAAAGTCGTTAGTAATAGATACTGTTGAAGTAGGCGAGCTTTATGTGACCAATGATGAAAGTGATTATTTACTGCAGCCAAATTTGTCGAAAACATTTACTTTTCAATATGGCGAGTACCATCGTTGGAAAGATGAATTTAAGCTTGAAACATGGTTTGGAAACTCGAACCTATTTGAATTAGTTGCTTACACACATCCATTAAACGATATCTTCGCCATTGAAAGTCAATTCTTATTGGGAGGTGGTATCAACGAGCGGTGGTTGAACTTATATAACACTAGCTCTCAGGTGGCACTTTTCTCTCAAATAGCCGTGAAAATTACAATATTGTGTTTGTTTTTATTGTTACTGTTTATTGTCGCGTTCACTATTCACTATGGATTATGGTTGACTCAAATATTGCGTAATAGGGAGATGCTAAATTCACAGAAAGAGGCACAGCAAGAAAAAGAGAGACTTCGTTTTAAAGGGTTATTAGAGTCATCTCCAGATGTAACTATTGTGATTAATGAAGCTGGTAATATTCAAATGGTTAATGCACAAGCTGTGCAAATGTTTGGCTATGAACGCTCAGAAATAGAGGGGAAATCAATCGATAAATTAATCCCTTTGCAACATAGAAAAGAGTATAAACATCTGATAAATCGCTATATGTGCATGCAAGAGGGAAAGTTTATTGCGAATAAAAGGGAGGTGATAGCACTTAGATCGGATGGCATTGAGATTCCAGTCGAAGTAAGCTTAAGCTCTGTTAATGTGGATGAAAAATTACTGATAACTGCTTCACTTCGCGATATAACACTACGACTTAAAGAGGAAGAAAAACTTAATAAAGCATTGTCTGACGCAAAATTAGCAACTGAGGCTAAAAGTGCATTTTTAGCCAATACTAGTCACGAAATTCGCACCCCGCTGAATGCGATTATCGGTTTGAGCTATTTATTATCAGAAGAGGCGTTGACCGTTGATCAACAGCAACTTGTATCGAAGATTGAATTATCTGGAAAATCTTTACTCGGTATCGTTAATGATGTCTTAGACCTTGCAAAAATTGAAGCCAATGAGATGCCACTTGAGCAAGAACCATTTGATTTAAGTGACTTTATTGAAGAGGTATGCAGTATATTCGCGGTGCAGGCAGAAGCAAAAAATATTACCTTTAATGTGCAATTATCCCCTGATCTGCCTGATTGGGTAGCAGCAGATATTACTAGATTACGTCAAATCTTGGTCAACTTGCTGAGCAATGCACTTAAATTTACTGAACAGGGAACTATCCATTTTAACGCTGAAGTGATTAGCAATAAGCTTGCTTTATATCCCGATAAAAAAATAGTGCGGATATCGGTGACTGATACTGGCATCGGCATATCAGAAGAAGCAAAAACACGTTTATTTAAACCCTTTAACCAGTCTGACTCTTCGACTGCACGCCGCTTCGGTGGCACAGGAATTGGCCTGTCGATCGTACACCAGTTGGTGGAATTGATGGAGGGAAAAATAGGCCTTGAAAGTGAGCATGGAGTAGGCAGTAAATTTTCGGTAGAGTTACCTCTTACGGTGCCCACTGAAGATCAAATCGTGGCTATAGATAACCTCAAACAAACGTTATTTGTGATCATTGCTGAGGACGACCCTAGCGATGCAAATCAGTTGCAGAAGATAGTACAATCGCTAGGCTGGCGTGCGCAGCTAGTCAGTAATGGCAGTGAGATGGTGGATGTTTATATACAAAGAAGAGAAAAAAATTTACGTCCACCCGATGCACTGATTGTAGATTGGAAAATGCCTGTTATGGATGGCATACATGCACTTAGTAAACTTTCCAGTATTATCGGGCGTGAAAATTTGCCAGCGGTATTGATGATATCTTCTTCTGAGAAAGAAGATATCGTAGCCAATGATAAAGATAAATTAATTAATCATTATCTTGCTAAACCGGTTAATGCGTCATCCTTGTTTAATGTAGTCAATGAGGTTGTGACGTTACATACGGGCAATTCACAACGTGTACTCCAATCTTCACGCACTGATGCAGTAAAAGCTAAATGGTTACCTAATATACATATTCTTGTGGTTGATGATCGCCCTATAAATCTCACCGTTATCAGTAATATATTGCAGCACAATGGAGCTGTAGTCGATACCGCGAATAGTGGCGAAGAGGCATTAACCCTGTTAGCCGATAAGACTAATGACTTTGATGCGGTATTGATGGATATACAGATGCCGGGAATAGATGGTCTTGAAGCTACAAGACAAGTGAGAAATGAGCTTGGCTTATCGAAGTTACCTATCATTGCATTAACCGCTGGTGCATTAGTGGAAGAAAAAAATCGCGCGTTGGCTGCCGGAATGGATGACTTTTTAACAAAACCGGTCAACCCGACAAAAATAATTAACGTACTGCGCAATGCAATAGAGAAATATCGTGATAAAGAGATTCCAATTGCCTCACTCAAGTTAGTGCAGTCAGAAGAAGGAGATTTTCCTACTATTACTGGGTTGAATATTGATAAGGCAAAACAGATCATGCAAGGAGATAAAGAGCTTTTCTTGAAAGCCTTGGCCAGCATGTTAGCTGATTACGAAAACCTTGCTTCGCCAATTGAAAATCCGAATTCATCAAAAGAACGCCTGACACTTGCATCGCAAATGCATAAGCTAAGAAGCGTTTCAGGCATGTTGGGGGCAGAGGAAATATATCAACTGGCAACCCAAGCAGAACAACTATTACATAGCGAAGATGAGCCTGTAGGGCATTTGTTAATACCAATACGACATGAATTTAAAGCATTGCAACAAGCGAGTGAAACGCTATTAGCTAGTTGGAAAGAAGCGAAAAAAGAGGCGTTAAGCAATACAAATAATGCGCCAGACCTACAACCTGAAACGCTTAAAAACATACTAACTTTACTTGAAGAACAAGATATGAGCGCGTTAGCTGAGCTTGAATTACATAGTGCTTCATTGCGAAAGTCACTCGGCGGTGAAGACTTTGAAAGACTTCAAACCAGTTTAGATCACCTTAATTTTGGTGAAGCGGTGGTGCTTCTTGCACCTCTTAATAAAACCATAGGATAA